In Candidatus Methylopumilus universalis, one DNA window encodes the following:
- the yidD gene encoding membrane protein insertion efficiency factor YidD, producing MKSIAILFVRCYQLLLSPFFGQQCRFTPTCSQYTIDAIDKKGVIKGIFLSMKRIGKCHPWCKGGHDPVI from the coding sequence GTGAAATCAATCGCAATTTTATTTGTCAGATGTTATCAATTATTATTAAGCCCTTTTTTTGGTCAGCAATGTCGTTTTACACCTACATGTTCGCAATACACTATTGATGCGATAGATAAAAAAGGTGTCATAAAAGGTATTTTTTTATCAATGAAACGAATAGGTAAATGTCATCCATGGTGCAAGGGTGGTCATGACCCTGTTATTTAA
- the rnpA gene encoding ribonuclease P protein component → MQTKLTKLTKTDEFSSVFNFRKRLSSQHLSFHYQPNTLSLFRLGMVVGKKTQKLAVKRNYMRRVLRELMRKKQEQLLNFDIVIRIQKSFYRNDFVEIETEVDQMIARLKK, encoded by the coding sequence TTGCAAACTAAATTAACCAAACTTACAAAAACGGATGAATTTTCATCCGTTTTTAATTTCCGTAAGCGACTTTCATCTCAGCACCTCAGTTTTCACTATCAACCTAATACTCTGTCTTTGTTTCGTTTGGGTATGGTCGTGGGCAAAAAAACACAGAAATTAGCTGTGAAGCGTAATTATATGAGACGCGTCTTGCGCGAATTAATGCGAAAAAAACAAGAACAACTCTTAAATTTTGATATAGTGATACGCATTCAAAAATCGTTTTATCGAAACGATTTTGTTGAGATTGAAACAGAAGTTGACCAGATGATTGCAAGATTAAAAAAGTGA
- the rpmH gene encoding 50S ribosomal protein L34: protein MKRTYQPSKVKRARTHGFLVRMKTRAGRAVISARRAKGRARIGL from the coding sequence ATGAAACGTACCTATCAACCATCCAAAGTAAAACGTGCTCGCACGCATGGTTTTTTAGTACGCATGAAGACTCGTGCAGGACGCGCTGTAATATCAGCCCGCCGTGCTAAAGGCCGTGCTCGTATCGGTCTATAG